Proteins encoded by one window of Chondromyces crocatus:
- a CDS encoding carotenoid oxygenase family protein has translation MLLDRLLTVAPTGLRAVLGRPSKEGEPAQPASSSNAYLRGNFAPLREETHTEALEVVAGEVPRGLAGALFRIGPAPRFEPIDALRYHWFDGDGMVDAFHFDGGRVSHRRRWVRTDKFRHEEEAGRALFGGMRDLATSTPPGGWIALGFSPMELLELHARSTFGVPLRDDQIHRVMRSQDRSNTNVLQMAGRLLSLEESSAAYELDPRTLETRGRFTFGGVLDVAPMVAHPKVDPKTGVIYTFGYGSVPPYVVYYVFGPDGALRLRRPIDTTYPSMMHDFSVTETRAVFYHLPATLWMDNMKSGEPVRWEPSRGARIGVTARDDADAPVRWIDIPPCYVFHPMNAYDDGETLVLDIARYPRLPLFDLGGEAPNPRIQDNPEARLTRLRVDVQRGTVTEEALDEDAMEFPVVDPRHAMRPYRYGWAVSRRGACADERGMFNAITRYDLQERRVQRRLFGRASFPSEPIVVPRSATSAEGEGWLLTVVYHADEDRSELVVLDALDVEGAPVAVLRCPHRIPYGFHGSFVEATAL, from the coding sequence ATGCTGCTCGATCGCCTGCTCACCGTCGCTCCCACAGGTCTCCGCGCCGTCCTCGGTCGCCCCTCGAAGGAGGGGGAGCCAGCGCAGCCGGCCTCGTCCTCCAACGCCTACCTGCGCGGCAACTTCGCTCCGCTCCGCGAAGAGACCCACACCGAGGCGCTGGAGGTCGTCGCGGGTGAGGTGCCTCGCGGTCTCGCGGGGGCGCTGTTCCGGATCGGTCCCGCTCCACGCTTCGAGCCGATCGATGCCCTCCGCTACCACTGGTTCGATGGTGACGGCATGGTCGACGCTTTCCATTTCGATGGAGGGCGGGTGTCGCACCGGCGCCGCTGGGTGCGCACGGACAAGTTCCGCCACGAGGAAGAGGCGGGGCGAGCGCTGTTCGGGGGGATGCGCGATCTGGCGACCTCGACGCCGCCTGGGGGGTGGATCGCTTTGGGGTTCTCACCGATGGAGCTGCTGGAGCTGCACGCGCGGTCGACGTTCGGGGTGCCGCTGCGGGATGACCAGATTCACCGGGTGATGCGCTCGCAGGACCGCAGCAATACCAACGTGCTGCAGATGGCGGGGCGGCTCCTCTCCCTGGAAGAGAGCTCGGCGGCGTACGAGCTGGATCCCCGGACGCTGGAGACGCGCGGTCGCTTCACGTTCGGTGGGGTCCTGGACGTCGCGCCCATGGTCGCCCACCCGAAGGTCGACCCGAAGACGGGCGTCATCTACACGTTCGGCTACGGCAGCGTGCCCCCGTACGTCGTCTATTACGTGTTCGGTCCGGATGGGGCGCTGCGGCTGCGGCGCCCGATCGACACGACGTACCCGTCGATGATGCACGACTTCAGCGTGACCGAGACGCGGGCCGTCTTCTATCACCTGCCGGCGACCCTCTGGATGGACAACATGAAGTCCGGCGAGCCCGTGCGCTGGGAGCCGTCGCGAGGAGCGCGGATCGGGGTGACGGCGCGGGACGACGCCGACGCGCCGGTGCGCTGGATCGACATCCCTCCTTGCTACGTCTTCCATCCGATGAACGCCTACGACGACGGCGAGACGCTGGTGCTCGACATCGCGCGCTATCCGCGGCTCCCGCTGTTCGATCTCGGCGGCGAGGCGCCGAACCCACGCATCCAGGACAACCCGGAGGCGAGGCTCACGCGGCTGCGGGTGGACGTCCAGCGCGGGACGGTGACCGAAGAGGCGCTGGACGAGGACGCCATGGAGTTCCCGGTGGTCGATCCGCGCCATGCGATGCGGCCTTACCGGTACGGCTGGGCGGTGAGCCGGCGTGGTGCGTGCGCGGATGAGCGGGGCATGTTCAACGCGATCACGCGCTACGATCTGCAGGAGCGGCGGGTGCAGCGTCGGTTGTTCGGCCGCGCGAGCTTTCCCTCGGAGCCGATCGTCGTCCCTCGGAGCGCCACGTCGGCCGAGGGAGAGGGGTGGCTGCTCACGGTCGTCTACCACGCGGACGAGGACCGGAGCGAGCTGGTCGTCCTCGATGCGCTCGATGTGGAGGGCGCACCCGTGGCCGTGCTGCGCTGCCCCCACCGCATCCCTTACGGCTTCCACGGCAGCTTCGTCGAGGCGACGGCGCTGTAG
- a CDS encoding nitrilase-related carbon-nitrogen hydrolase, whose protein sequence is MPPFTAAVVQAASVAFDTEATLAKLHRLAAEAAARGARLAVFPEAFVAGYPRGLDFGARIGQRTAEGREDFRRYFESAIPVPGPETERIGEAARAHRLHLVVGVIERDGGTLYCTVIFVGPDGTLLGKHRKLMPTAMERLIWGFGDGSTLTAVDTALGRLGAVICWENYMPLLRMAMYAKGVELYCAPTADGRKTWLPTMQHIAMEGRCFVLSCNQFARRRDYPDDHAAIQGDDPETVMSDGGSCIVSPLGEVLAGPCWGEEAILTAEIDLAEIARGKFDLDVAGHYARPDVFQLQVNERPQTPVVTHRGTPDDPFGT, encoded by the coding sequence ATGCCCCCCTTCACTGCCGCCGTCGTCCAGGCCGCCAGCGTCGCCTTCGACACCGAGGCCACGCTCGCCAAGCTGCACCGCCTCGCCGCCGAGGCCGCCGCGAGAGGCGCCCGCCTCGCCGTCTTCCCCGAAGCCTTCGTCGCTGGCTACCCCCGCGGCCTCGACTTCGGCGCCCGCATCGGCCAGCGCACCGCGGAAGGCCGCGAGGACTTCCGGCGCTACTTCGAGAGCGCCATCCCCGTCCCCGGCCCCGAGACCGAGCGCATCGGCGAGGCCGCGCGCGCCCATCGCCTGCACCTCGTCGTCGGCGTCATCGAGCGCGACGGCGGCACCCTCTACTGCACCGTGATCTTCGTCGGCCCCGACGGCACCTTGCTCGGCAAGCACCGCAAGCTCATGCCCACCGCGATGGAGCGCCTCATCTGGGGCTTCGGCGACGGCTCCACCCTCACCGCCGTCGACACCGCGCTGGGCCGCCTGGGTGCCGTGATCTGCTGGGAGAACTACATGCCGCTCCTGCGCATGGCCATGTACGCGAAGGGCGTGGAACTCTACTGCGCCCCCACTGCCGACGGCCGCAAGACCTGGCTCCCCACGATGCAGCACATCGCCATGGAAGGCCGCTGCTTCGTGCTCTCCTGCAACCAGTTCGCCCGCCGCCGCGACTACCCCGACGACCACGCCGCCATCCAGGGCGACGACCCCGAGACCGTGATGTCCGACGGCGGAAGCTGCATCGTGAGCCCCCTCGGCGAAGTGCTCGCCGGCCCCTGCTGGGGCGAAGAAGCGATCCTCACCGCCGAGATCGACCTCGCCGAGATCGCGCGCGGGAAGTTCGATCTCGACGTCGCCGGCCACTACGCCCGCCCCGACGTGTTCCAGCTCCAGGTGAACGAGCGCCCGCAGACCCCGGTGGTGACCCACCGCGGGACGCCGGACGATCCGTTCGGCACCTGA
- a CDS encoding EB domain-containing protein has translation MNRAPALPKPSFFGSAATTITLALGIALPSCGGDDPAPAGPGPIPLEAFAEEYTAAACTLAVRCGAMPDQDTCLSLDRASYELLQLMTTAVFGDVTYSPDAARSCINALRAQSCDVLLSAQRNLETTCKGVFQGAAQEGDSCLVAGECAGDSICNRGACEGTGDPCCLGQCAPAVKPVPMGGVCGENRCEDPAYCDLSNADPEAEIPEGVCRERQDNGQACTASNACKDGQRCDLSTNPGKCYILSKEGGQCNATLDVACLAVDNWCDPAEGKCVKLPGPGQPCTPNNRCLGHAYCNEGTCRMRPVESEACGGDGPQCLGALRCEGEICTAPPTSRVCVPDINDG, from the coding sequence ATGAACAGAGCCCCCGCTTTGCCCAAACCATCTTTCTTCGGCAGCGCCGCCACGACGATCACGCTCGCGCTCGGGATCGCGCTCCCCTCCTGTGGCGGAGACGATCCAGCGCCCGCAGGCCCCGGACCGATTCCGCTGGAAGCGTTCGCAGAGGAGTACACCGCCGCGGCCTGCACGCTCGCGGTGCGCTGCGGCGCGATGCCCGACCAGGACACGTGCTTGAGCCTCGACCGAGCGAGCTACGAACTCTTGCAGCTCATGACGACGGCGGTCTTTGGTGACGTCACGTACAGCCCCGACGCGGCGCGCTCCTGCATCAACGCGCTCCGCGCGCAGTCGTGCGACGTCTTGCTCTCGGCGCAGAGAAACCTGGAGACCACGTGCAAAGGCGTGTTCCAGGGCGCAGCCCAGGAGGGAGATTCGTGCCTCGTGGCCGGCGAGTGCGCGGGAGACAGCATCTGCAACCGCGGCGCGTGCGAGGGCACCGGAGATCCATGCTGCCTGGGGCAGTGTGCCCCGGCCGTCAAGCCCGTCCCGATGGGGGGCGTCTGTGGTGAGAACCGCTGCGAAGACCCTGCCTACTGCGATCTCAGCAACGCCGACCCCGAAGCCGAGATCCCTGAAGGCGTGTGCCGCGAACGACAGGACAACGGTCAGGCCTGCACCGCGTCGAACGCCTGCAAGGACGGGCAGCGCTGCGATCTGAGCACGAACCCTGGCAAGTGCTACATCCTCTCCAAGGAGGGAGGCCAGTGCAACGCCACCCTCGACGTCGCCTGTCTCGCCGTCGACAACTGGTGCGATCCTGCCGAGGGCAAGTGCGTCAAGCTTCCTGGACCTGGCCAGCCTTGTACACCGAACAACCGATGTCTCGGTCACGCCTACTGCAACGAAGGAACCTGCCGGATGCGGCCCGTGGAGAGCGAAGCATGCGGCGGCGATGGCCCCCAGTGCCTCGGAGCCCTGCGCTGCGAGGGAGAGATCTGCACGGCACCCCCGACCTCCCGGGTGTGCGTGCCTGACATCAACGATGGATGA
- a CDS encoding alpha-amylase family glycosyl hydrolase, which produces MRAVASTHQHPTTYQIFTRVWLDELSRGAGVRVDLASVPDAELDRLAGLGFDFLYLMGIWTLGSEGPRISREMEGLREEHDRALPGWTAADVVGSPFAVARYAVSPSFGGDPALAALRERLRARGLGLILDFVPNHVARDHHWIEEQPACFLRDARGAVLAGKDPYFPPWRDTAQLDARLQVTRAALIEALLGVAGRCDGVRCDMAMLLLREVFEKTWASRPPVAGEPLAQGELWAEAIDTVRRAHPGFLFIAEAYWDLEWRLQMLGFDYTYDKSFYDRLSHASAHAIRGHLSAGLDYQRRSVRFMENHDEPRAAGVLPPDRRKAAIFLAATVPGMRFFHHGQLEGRKIRAALHLARVTTEAVDPRSLAFHTALLEALKNPALRTGSFAMLSPQGNEAESFVAYRWDVVGPQGEVAPVVAVVNFAPARGGCRIPLDLAGIGGREVRLVDRMSGEAYTRDGDALLDGARGLGVVLPAYGMHLFEVRR; this is translated from the coding sequence ATGCGCGCCGTCGCCTCGACCCACCAGCACCCGACCACCTACCAGATCTTCACCCGCGTCTGGCTGGACGAGCTGTCCCGCGGTGCGGGCGTGCGCGTCGATCTGGCCTCGGTGCCGGATGCGGAGCTGGATCGGCTCGCCGGTCTGGGCTTCGATTTCCTGTACCTGATGGGGATCTGGACGCTGGGGAGCGAGGGGCCCCGGATCTCGCGCGAGATGGAGGGGCTGCGCGAGGAGCATGATCGGGCGCTGCCAGGGTGGACTGCGGCCGATGTGGTGGGCTCCCCCTTCGCGGTGGCGCGTTACGCGGTGAGCCCGAGTTTCGGGGGGGATCCCGCGCTCGCGGCGCTGCGGGAGCGGCTGCGGGCGCGAGGGCTCGGGCTGATCCTGGATTTCGTGCCCAACCACGTGGCGCGGGACCATCACTGGATCGAGGAGCAGCCGGCGTGTTTCCTGCGGGACGCGCGAGGCGCGGTGCTCGCCGGGAAGGACCCTTATTTCCCGCCCTGGCGTGACACGGCGCAACTCGACGCGCGGCTCCAGGTGACGCGGGCGGCGCTGATCGAGGCGCTGCTCGGGGTCGCGGGGCGCTGCGACGGGGTGCGGTGCGACATGGCCATGCTCCTCCTCCGCGAGGTGTTCGAGAAGACGTGGGCGTCGCGGCCTCCGGTGGCAGGAGAGCCGCTGGCGCAGGGGGAGCTGTGGGCCGAGGCGATCGACACCGTGCGGCGCGCGCACCCGGGCTTCCTGTTCATCGCGGAGGCGTACTGGGATCTGGAGTGGAGGCTCCAGATGCTGGGGTTCGACTACACGTACGACAAGAGCTTCTACGACCGGCTGTCCCACGCTTCGGCGCACGCGATCCGGGGGCACCTCTCGGCGGGGCTGGACTACCAGCGGCGCAGCGTGCGCTTCATGGAGAACCACGACGAGCCGCGGGCGGCCGGGGTGCTGCCCCCCGATCGGCGGAAGGCGGCGATCTTCCTCGCGGCGACGGTGCCGGGGATGCGGTTCTTCCATCATGGTCAGCTCGAAGGGAGGAAGATCCGGGCGGCGTTGCACCTCGCGCGGGTGACGACCGAGGCGGTCGACCCGCGGAGCCTCGCGTTCCACACGGCGCTGCTGGAGGCGCTGAAGAACCCGGCGCTGCGCACGGGGAGCTTCGCCATGCTCTCGCCGCAAGGGAACGAGGCGGAGTCGTTCGTGGCCTACCGGTGGGACGTGGTGGGGCCCCAGGGGGAGGTGGCGCCGGTCGTGGCGGTGGTCAACTTCGCGCCGGCGCGTGGTGGTTGTCGGATCCCGCTGGATCTCGCTGGCATCGGGGGGAGGGAGGTGCGCCTCGTCGATCGCATGAGCGGCGAGGCGTACACCCGTGACGGGGACGCGCTGCTGGATGGCGCGCGTGGGCTCGGGGTCGTGCTCCCGGCCTATGGCATGCACCTGTTCGAAGTGAGGCGATGA
- a CDS encoding MDR/zinc-dependent alcohol dehydrogenase-like family protein yields the protein MMRALTWDGVRLQVAERPDPVCSEGMAVVEVGVAGVCNTDVEIVRGYMNFRGVIGHELVGTVREGPSAWRGKRVVAEINFACGRCAVCARGLGRHCATRTVMGILGADGAMAEQVAVPVANLHAVPDGVPDEAAVFAEPLAAAFEILEQVHVRPRTRALVLGDGKLGLLCAQVLHQAGASVLAVGRHEDKLALLRARGIETVLASDWAGDPAELVVEATGSAEGFAAAVRATLPRGTLILKSTVASRPEVDLAPLVVNEITVVGSRCGSFEPALRALSSGSVEVLPLVSARVPLDRADEALRVAQQPGVLKVLVTR from the coding sequence ATGATGCGCGCGTTGACGTGGGACGGCGTTCGATTGCAGGTGGCCGAGCGGCCGGATCCGGTCTGCTCGGAGGGGATGGCCGTGGTCGAGGTGGGCGTCGCGGGGGTGTGCAACACCGACGTGGAGATCGTGCGCGGGTACATGAACTTCCGCGGGGTGATCGGTCACGAGCTGGTGGGCACGGTGCGCGAGGGGCCCTCGGCGTGGCGGGGGAAGCGGGTGGTGGCGGAGATCAACTTCGCCTGCGGTCGTTGCGCGGTGTGCGCGCGCGGGCTGGGGCGCCACTGCGCGACGCGCACGGTGATGGGGATCCTCGGCGCCGATGGGGCCATGGCGGAGCAGGTGGCGGTGCCCGTGGCGAACCTGCACGCCGTGCCCGACGGGGTGCCGGACGAGGCGGCGGTGTTCGCCGAGCCGCTGGCCGCTGCGTTCGAGATCCTGGAGCAGGTGCACGTGCGGCCTCGGACGCGGGCGCTGGTGCTGGGGGACGGCAAGCTGGGCCTGCTCTGCGCGCAGGTGCTGCACCAGGCCGGCGCGTCGGTGCTCGCCGTGGGACGCCACGAGGACAAGCTCGCGCTCTTGCGCGCGCGGGGGATCGAGACGGTGCTCGCGTCGGACTGGGCCGGGGATCCTGCGGAGCTGGTGGTGGAGGCGACGGGCTCTGCGGAGGGGTTCGCGGCGGCGGTGCGCGCGACCCTGCCGCGAGGGACCTTGATCCTGAAGAGCACCGTCGCCTCGCGGCCCGAGGTGGATCTGGCGCCGCTCGTGGTCAACGAGATCACGGTGGTGGGGTCTCGCTGCGGCTCGTTCGAGCCGGCGCTTCGGGCGCTCTCGTCCGGGAGCGTGGAGGTCCTTCCGCTCGTCTCGGCGCGGGTGCCGCTGGATCGAGCGGACGAGGCGCTGCGGGTCGCGCAGCAGCCTGGTGTGCTGAAGGTGCTGGTCACGCGGTAG
- a CDS encoding MYXO-CTERM sorting domain-containing protein — protein sequence MRSVRSLPHFTARLLAAALLLVSAILLIARPAVAAGTVNIADRAPEEDDGRWKLKMTINYGSTPHMAHIPMIFAFTPVAHYERALTDQSPEKPILNKIPLKGQQSINESMDVGFSDGSGKVYTTTKFDFVLRRDRGFESGEYELKITRVSDGVQMGPMQKITLKGENPVIDRRAIVFAGEKKKDKKEEKKAEPELEKTGDAAEGAEDPGAGADADAAGETPIEAPPPVEPKQGGCGCRTAGGAPEGGAALAALAFAGLLLRRRTNALVARGR from the coding sequence ATGCGTAGCGTCCGCTCCTTGCCTCATTTCACTGCGCGGCTCCTGGCCGCCGCGCTCCTCCTGGTGAGCGCCATCCTGCTGATCGCGCGTCCCGCGGTGGCCGCTGGCACGGTGAACATCGCCGATCGTGCCCCCGAGGAGGACGACGGCCGGTGGAAGCTCAAGATGACGATCAACTACGGGTCCACGCCGCACATGGCGCACATCCCGATGATCTTCGCCTTCACGCCGGTCGCTCACTACGAGCGGGCGCTGACGGATCAGTCGCCGGAGAAGCCGATCCTCAACAAGATCCCGCTGAAGGGACAGCAGTCGATCAACGAGAGCATGGATGTCGGCTTCTCCGATGGTTCGGGGAAGGTCTACACGACGACGAAGTTCGACTTCGTGCTCCGCCGGGATCGCGGCTTCGAGTCGGGTGAGTACGAGCTGAAGATCACCCGGGTGAGCGATGGCGTGCAGATGGGGCCGATGCAGAAGATCACGTTGAAGGGGGAGAACCCCGTGATCGATCGGCGCGCGATCGTGTTCGCGGGCGAGAAGAAGAAGGACAAGAAGGAAGAGAAGAAGGCCGAACCCGAGCTGGAGAAGACCGGTGACGCCGCGGAGGGAGCCGAGGATCCGGGCGCCGGTGCGGACGCGGACGCAGCGGGCGAGACGCCGATCGAGGCGCCGCCGCCCGTGGAGCCGAAGCAGGGTGGCTGTGGGTGCCGCACGGCGGGCGGAGCACCCGAGGGGGGCGCAGCGCTCGCGGCGCTCGCCTTCGCTGGCCTCTTGCTGCGTCGTCGGACCAACGCGCTCGTCGCGCGCGGCCGCTAG
- a CDS encoding M20/M25/M40 family metallo-hydrolase has product MNLPASLPLALPLLTALLAAACGGGSAPLPEHPGHSTVRERPPVASSSPDPSPSLQPTTVRCGEHVGHLALTPPTITRDAPGPSFENVRAWITHLTQPSLKGRAAGTPESGRVAHLLADALVSLQLVAAAGDGDACQSFPLTGGRDRKGHRDQNVVVSTPVDDAAATRTVIVGAHYDALGVDAAGVIHPGADDNASGVAALLEIARLARPAGVRLVFVAFGAEELGTVGSRHFVANPPVPLEQVELMINLDMVGRPFLDGQSLRWLIGAPANAMGYVVSARGQARVTALIEGAARETKTSLFGLPEAILRGSGFTSDSVPFSDSVPTLFLSTSMHDDYHLPSDTADKIDVHQVTRAIALVVAILNTL; this is encoded by the coding sequence GTGAATCTTCCGGCCTCCCTCCCCCTCGCGCTCCCGCTCCTCACCGCGCTGCTCGCCGCCGCCTGTGGCGGAGGCTCTGCTCCTCTCCCCGAGCATCCAGGTCACTCCACCGTCCGCGAGCGCCCCCCGGTCGCTTCGTCGTCTCCCGACCCATCGCCTTCGCTCCAGCCCACGACCGTCCGCTGCGGCGAGCACGTCGGTCACCTCGCGCTCACCCCGCCCACGATCACGCGCGATGCGCCGGGCCCGTCGTTCGAGAACGTGCGCGCCTGGATAACGCACCTCACGCAGCCCAGCTTGAAAGGCCGGGCCGCGGGCACGCCCGAGAGCGGACGGGTCGCGCACCTCCTGGCCGACGCCCTCGTCTCGCTCCAGCTCGTGGCCGCAGCGGGCGACGGCGATGCTTGCCAGTCGTTCCCGCTGACCGGCGGACGCGATCGGAAGGGCCATCGCGACCAGAACGTCGTCGTCAGCACGCCCGTCGACGACGCCGCCGCCACCAGGACGGTGATCGTCGGGGCGCATTACGATGCGCTCGGGGTCGACGCGGCCGGCGTGATCCATCCAGGCGCCGACGACAACGCTTCGGGCGTCGCCGCGCTGCTGGAGATCGCGCGCCTCGCACGTCCGGCGGGCGTCCGGCTGGTCTTCGTGGCGTTCGGTGCGGAGGAGCTGGGGACGGTGGGCTCCAGGCACTTCGTCGCGAACCCGCCCGTGCCGCTGGAGCAGGTCGAGCTGATGATCAACCTCGACATGGTCGGGCGCCCCTTCCTGGACGGGCAGAGCCTCCGCTGGCTGATCGGCGCGCCTGCGAACGCCATGGGGTACGTCGTCTCGGCGCGTGGGCAGGCCCGCGTCACGGCGCTGATCGAGGGCGCCGCCCGAGAGACGAAGACCTCCTTGTTCGGCCTCCCCGAGGCGATCCTGCGCGGCTCGGGGTTCACGTCGGACAGCGTGCCGTTCAGTGACAGCGTACCCACCCTCTTTCTGTCGACGTCGATGCACGACGACTACCACCTGCCCTCGGACACGGCCGACAAGATCGATGTGCACCAGGTCACCCGGGCCATCGCCCTGGTGGTGGCGATCTTGAATACACTCTGA
- a CDS encoding dual specificity protein phosphatase family protein, producing MDELERFSYLIPDELAGMGYPEGPEALAHLRAIGVRSLVSLSRRAPDVGGLGHLVHLRCPMTDYDRIPVQDLHRAVVFIDRAPRPVAVHGETGLGRTGVVLACRLVSLGHTAEAAIDAVRRARPGSIDDPELSASVVAYQDFLTRAPWRTPYNFASASPLDAIVHGAERPGHGDTTLSRSEVDAWLGFMSRQGMREVLCLLDQAYLGSHHEVLGLYRREFLRATEIPLEDGASPTPRELDAALEVLRRAEASGSPIVVHCGDGAGRTGLVLAAWLRYRHGLRPDQAIDAVQRHARHLGAFRNPLEFGPQALTLLAGLRTS from the coding sequence ATGGATGAACTAGAACGATTCTCCTACCTGATCCCTGACGAACTCGCGGGGATGGGCTACCCGGAAGGGCCAGAAGCCCTCGCTCATCTCCGCGCCATCGGTGTCCGGAGCCTCGTCTCGCTGTCGCGCCGTGCGCCGGACGTGGGCGGGCTCGGGCACCTCGTCCACCTGCGCTGCCCCATGACCGACTACGACCGCATCCCGGTGCAGGACCTGCACCGCGCCGTCGTGTTCATCGATCGCGCGCCACGCCCCGTGGCCGTGCATGGGGAGACAGGGCTCGGACGCACCGGCGTCGTCCTCGCTTGCCGCCTGGTGTCTCTGGGCCACACCGCCGAAGCAGCCATCGACGCCGTGCGCCGCGCTCGCCCTGGCTCGATCGACGACCCCGAGCTCTCCGCCTCCGTCGTCGCCTACCAGGACTTCCTCACCCGCGCCCCGTGGCGAACGCCGTACAACTTCGCGTCCGCCTCACCCCTCGACGCCATCGTGCATGGCGCGGAGCGACCTGGCCACGGCGACACCACGCTGTCCAGGAGCGAGGTCGACGCATGGCTCGGCTTCATGAGCCGCCAGGGCATGCGCGAGGTGCTGTGCCTTCTGGACCAGGCGTACCTCGGCTCGCACCACGAGGTGCTCGGCCTCTACCGGCGCGAGTTCTTGCGCGCGACCGAGATCCCGCTCGAAGACGGTGCCTCGCCGACACCACGCGAACTCGATGCGGCCCTCGAGGTCCTGCGCAGGGCCGAGGCCTCCGGCTCCCCCATCGTCGTCCACTGCGGCGACGGCGCGGGTCGGACGGGCCTCGTGCTCGCCGCGTGGCTGCGCTACCGCCACGGCTTGCGACCCGATCAGGCCATCGACGCGGTACAGCGGCATGCACGGCACCTTGGCGCTTTCCGCAATCCGCTCGAATTCGGCCCCCAGGCGCTCACGCTGCTCGCCGGGCTCAGAACGAGCTGA